In a single window of the Streptomyces sp. NBC_00353 genome:
- a CDS encoding TetR family transcriptional regulator: MSQPARSPRVSTAPDAPESAAGTRAAAQRLKMRRELAAAAMELFATKGYEATTVDEIAGAAGVARRTFFRHFRSKEEAIFPDHDDTLVRAEAVLNAAPAHEHPLDTVCRGIKEVMKMYAAKPAVSVARYKLTREVPTLREAEIASVARYERLFTRYLLGHFDERDHHVGNDDPLLAEVAASAVVTAHNHVLRRWLRAGGQGDVEAQLDHAFAIVRDTFGTGIGAGRIAGTEPASPPAAASVSTEGEVLVAVARTDAPLDEVMRTIQQALKDH, from the coding sequence ATGTCCCAGCCCGCCAGGTCCCCCCGTGTCTCCACCGCACCCGACGCCCCGGAGAGTGCCGCAGGCACGCGCGCCGCCGCCCAACGGCTCAAGATGCGCCGCGAACTGGCCGCCGCAGCGATGGAGCTTTTCGCCACGAAGGGGTACGAGGCGACGACGGTCGACGAGATCGCGGGCGCCGCGGGCGTCGCCCGGCGGACCTTCTTCCGGCACTTCCGCTCCAAGGAAGAGGCGATCTTCCCGGACCACGACGACACCCTCGTCCGGGCCGAGGCCGTCCTCAATGCCGCCCCCGCGCACGAGCACCCGCTCGACACCGTCTGCCGCGGCATCAAGGAAGTCATGAAGATGTACGCGGCGAAGCCCGCGGTCTCCGTGGCCCGCTACAAGCTGACCCGTGAGGTCCCCACCCTGCGGGAGGCCGAGATCGCCTCGGTGGCCCGCTACGAGCGGCTGTTCACGCGCTATCTGCTGGGCCATTTCGACGAGCGCGACCACCACGTCGGCAATGACGATCCGCTGCTGGCGGAGGTCGCGGCGTCCGCCGTCGTCACCGCGCACAACCATGTGCTGCGCCGCTGGCTGCGGGCGGGCGGCCAAGGTGACGTGGAGGCCCAGCTCGACCACGCGTTCGCCATCGTCCGGGACACGTTCGGGACCGGGATCGGCGCGGGCCGGATCGCCGGGACCGAGCCCGCGTCCCCGCCGGCCGCCGCTTCCGTGAGCACGGAGGGCGAGGTGCTGGTCGCGGTGGCGCGCACCGACGCACCGCTCGACGAAGTGATGCGCACGATCCAGCAGGCGCTCAAGGACCACTGA
- a CDS encoding GNAT family N-acetyltransferase, which produces MTHDHDALLSLFDHEMREHARPDGPGVRVERTADVVRQVGAADDWNGVVWSAPDLDAVRADAAIAAQVERFTALGLDEFEWKLYAHDRPADLGQRLRAAGFVAEEPETLLIAPVADLPTAVELPEGVRLRTVTDAADVELMARAHERAFGSDWSRLRHQVLARLTEAPDSFVGVLAMVGDEPVSSARMELYPGTGFAGLWGGGTVEPWRGKGIYRALVAFRAAIATERGYTYLQVDATDQSRPILQRLGFTALSTTTPYVHRRTT; this is translated from the coding sequence ATGACTCATGATCACGACGCCCTGCTGTCCCTCTTCGACCACGAGATGCGCGAGCATGCCCGACCCGACGGCCCCGGTGTCCGCGTCGAGCGCACCGCCGATGTCGTACGTCAGGTCGGCGCGGCCGACGACTGGAACGGCGTGGTCTGGTCGGCGCCGGATCTGGACGCCGTCCGGGCGGATGCGGCGATCGCGGCTCAGGTGGAACGCTTCACCGCGCTCGGCCTCGACGAGTTCGAGTGGAAGCTGTACGCGCACGACCGGCCGGCGGACCTGGGGCAGCGGCTGCGGGCGGCCGGCTTCGTCGCGGAGGAGCCGGAGACCCTGCTGATCGCTCCGGTCGCGGACCTCCCGACCGCGGTGGAGCTCCCCGAGGGCGTCCGGCTGCGTACGGTGACCGATGCGGCCGATGTGGAGCTGATGGCCCGGGCCCATGAGCGGGCGTTCGGCTCGGACTGGTCGCGGCTGCGGCATCAGGTGCTGGCTCGGCTGACCGAGGCCCCGGACAGCTTCGTCGGGGTGCTGGCCATGGTGGGCGACGAGCCGGTGAGCTCGGCCCGCATGGAGCTGTACCCCGGCACCGGCTTCGCGGGGCTCTGGGGCGGCGGGACGGTCGAGCCGTGGCGCGGGAAGGGCATCTACCGGGCGCTGGTGGCCTTCCGTGCCGCGATCGCCACCGAGCGTGGCTACACATATCTGCAGGTCGACGCGACCGACCAAAGCCGTCCGATCCTCCAGCGGCTCGGATTCACCGCACTGAGCACCACCACGCCGTATGTCCACCGGCGCACGACCTGA
- the ccrA gene encoding crotonyl-CoA carboxylase/reductase, with amino-acid sequence MKEILDAIQSQDSTAADFAALSIPESYRAVTVHKDETEMFAGLASRDKDPRKSLHLDDVPVPELGPGEALVAVMASSVNYNSVWTSIFEPMSTFGFLERYGKLSELTKRHDLPYHVIGSDLAGVVLRTGPGVNAWHPGDEVVAHCLSVELESSDGHNDTMLDPEQRIWGFETNFGGLAEIALVKSNQLMPKPEHLSWEEAAAPGLVNSTAYRQLVSRNGAGMKQGDNVLIWGASGGLGSYATQFALAGGANPICIVSSEQKAEICRKMGAEAIIDRNAEGYKFWKDEHNQDPREWKRFGKRIRELTGGEDVDIVFEHPGRETFGASVYVTRKGGTIVTCASTSGYNHEYDNRYLWMSLKKIVGSHFANYREAWEANRLIAKGKIHPTLSKVYSLEETGQAAYDVHRNLHQGKVGVLALAPREGMGVRNEELREQHIDAINRFRDV; translated from the coding sequence GTGAAGGAAATCCTGGACGCGATCCAATCGCAGGACAGCACGGCCGCAGATTTCGCGGCCCTGTCCATCCCTGAGTCGTACCGCGCGGTGACCGTGCACAAGGACGAGACGGAGATGTTCGCCGGGCTCGCCTCCCGCGACAAGGACCCCCGCAAGTCACTGCACCTCGACGACGTCCCGGTGCCCGAGCTCGGGCCCGGCGAGGCACTGGTCGCCGTCATGGCCAGCTCGGTGAATTACAACTCGGTCTGGACCTCGATCTTCGAGCCGATGTCCACCTTCGGCTTCCTGGAGCGCTACGGGAAGCTCAGCGAGCTCACGAAGCGCCACGACCTGCCGTACCACGTCATCGGCTCCGACCTGGCGGGCGTCGTCCTGCGCACCGGCCCCGGCGTCAACGCCTGGCACCCCGGTGACGAGGTCGTCGCGCACTGCCTCTCGGTCGAACTGGAGTCCTCGGACGGCCACAACGACACGATGCTCGACCCCGAGCAGCGGATCTGGGGCTTCGAGACCAACTTCGGCGGCCTCGCCGAGATCGCGCTCGTCAAGTCCAACCAGCTGATGCCGAAGCCGGAGCACCTGAGCTGGGAGGAGGCCGCCGCGCCCGGCCTGGTCAACTCCACCGCCTACCGCCAGCTCGTCTCGCGCAACGGCGCCGGCATGAAGCAGGGCGACAACGTGCTGATCTGGGGCGCCAGCGGCGGACTCGGTTCGTACGCCACGCAGTTCGCGCTGGCCGGTGGCGCCAACCCGATCTGCATCGTCTCCAGCGAGCAGAAGGCGGAAATCTGCCGGAAGATGGGCGCAGAGGCGATCATCGACCGCAACGCCGAGGGCTACAAGTTCTGGAAGGACGAGCACAACCAGGACCCGCGCGAGTGGAAGCGGTTCGGCAAGCGCATCCGTGAGCTGACCGGCGGCGAGGACGTGGACATCGTCTTCGAGCACCCGGGCCGCGAGACGTTCGGCGCCTCGGTGTACGTGACCCGCAAGGGCGGCACGATCGTCACCTGCGCCTCCACGTCGGGCTACAACCACGAGTACGACAACCGCTACCTGTGGATGTCGCTGAAGAAGATCGTGGGCTCGCACTTCGCCAACTACCGCGAGGCGTGGGAGGCCAACCGGCTGATCGCCAAGGGCAAGATCCACCCGACGCTGTCGAAGGTCTACTCCCTGGAGGAGACCGGGCAGGCCGCGTACGACGTGCACCGCAACCTCCACCAGGGCAAGGTCGGCGTGCTCGCACTGGCCCCCCGCGAGGGTATGGGTGTGCGCAACGAGGAGCTGCGCGAGCAGCACATCGACGCCATCAATCGCTTCCGGGACGTCTGA